A window of Mangifera indica cultivar Alphonso chromosome 11, CATAS_Mindica_2.1, whole genome shotgun sequence contains these coding sequences:
- the LOC123229687 gene encoding citrate-binding protein-like, translating into MLKCPTFICFSFWLFGALVNSFNRSHADPIDGFCLVPLTESNFKLQKPYDTPLEQRYMYKIGVHKLWVYADDKPHDPYSHTQPRTEIRVEGLDYSSGVWQFEGYSFVPNGTSGATIAQIHGAAHGATTFMLAVYDGDMRYYDRDLVAAGMYDKWFRLNVIHDVDGGTVTVYIDGVQRYSTKDRGPGSGMYFKCGVYAARANISYYMESMWRDIKIYKK; encoded by the exons atgttaaaatgtCCTACTTTTATATGCTTTTCTTTCTGGCTCTTTGGAGCCTTAGTGAACAGCTTCAATCGAAGTCATGCCGATCCTATTGATGGCTTCTGCCTTGTGCCACTAACAGAATCGAACTTTAAATTGCAGAAACCATACGATACGCCACTCGAGCAACGCTACATGTATAAAATTGGAGTGCACAAATTATGGGTTTATGCCGATGACAAGCCACATGATCCTTACAGTCACACTCAACCGCGCACTGAAATTCGCGTAGAA GGCCTTGACTATTCAAGCGGAGTTTGGCAATTTGAAGGTTATAGTTTTGTACCAAACGGAACCTCTGGCGCTACAATAGCTCAGATTCATGGCGCTGCTCATGGCGCCACCACTTTCATGCTAGCGGTCTATGACGGAGACATGAGGTACTACGACCGAGATTTGGTGGCTGCCGGTATGTATGACAAGTGGTTTCGACTCAATGTAATCCACGACGTGGATGGCGGGACAGTGACTGTTTACATTGACGGTGTTCAGAGATACTCAACAAAGGATAGAGGACCAGGAAGTGGCATGTATTTTAAATGTGGAGTTTATGCGGCACGAGCTAACATAAGCTACTACATGGAATCCATGTGGAGAGACATCAAGATATATAAGAAATAA
- the LOC123229688 gene encoding citrate-binding protein-like: MSYFYMLFFLAIGALMSFNRCHADPTDGFCLVPLTESNFELQKPYDTPLDQRYIYKNGAHKLWVYADDKPHNSYSHTQPRTEIRIKGLDYSSGVWQFEGCGFVPNGTSGATIAQIHGAAHGATTFILRIYDGDMRYYSRDLAATGMYDKWFRLNVIHDVDGGTVTVYIDGVQRFSTMDKGRGNGMYFKCGVYAAPANISYYMESMWRDIKIYKK, translated from the exons atgtCCTACTTTTATATGCTTTTCTTTCTGGCTATTGGAGCCTTGATGAGCTTCAATAGATGTCACGCCGATCCTACTGATGGCTTCTGCCTTGTGCCACTAACAGAATCGAACTTTGAATTGCAGAAACCTTACGATACGCCACTCGACCAACGCtacatttataaaaatggaGCGCACAAATTATGGGTTTATGCTGATGACAAGCCACATAACTCTTACAGTCACACTCAACCGCGCACTGAAATTCGCATAAAA GGCCTTGACTATTCAAGCGGAGTTTGGCAATTCGAAGGCTGTGGTTTTGTGCCAAACGGAACCTCGGGCGCTACAATAGCTCAGATTCATGGCGCTGCTCATGGCGCCACCACCTTCATTTTAAGGATCTATGACGGCGACATGAGGTACTACAGCCGAGATTTGGCGGCCACGGGTATGTATGACAAGTGGTTTCGACTCAATGTAATACACGACGTGGATGGCGGGACAGTGACTGTTTACATTGACGGTGTTCAGAGATTCTCAACAATGGATAAAGGGCGAGGAAATGGCATGTATTTCAAATGTGGAGTTTATGCTGCACCAGCTAATATAAGCTACTACATGGAATCCATGTGGAGAGACATCAAGATATATAAGAAATAA
- the LOC123230163 gene encoding UDP-glycosyltransferase 74G1-like, producing MEERTHKPHVLIVPYPAQGHINPMLQFAKRLLPKGIKATLATTVSTFKSMHINPTTSVAIETISDGFDEGGYSESKSAEVYVESLKRVGSETLSKLIKRLGENGQPVTAVVYDGFMPWALDIAKEFGLLGMVFFTQSCAVNNIYYHVYKGLLSLPLSETSVSIPGLPVLQASETPSFIHDFGSYPGFYHMVVNQFSNIDQADWVLFNTFYKLEETVVDWLVNQWKLGTIGPTLPSFYLDKGLEDDKDYEITLFKPKTEACMSWLNDKPKNSVVYVSFGSMAEAQEEQVEELAWGLKSSNCFFLWVVRETEETKLPKDFKEEASENGLVVSWCPQLEVLTHESIGCFVTHCGLNSVLEALSLGIPMVAMPQWSDQTTNAKFVTDVWKTGIRAWSDEKGIVRREVVEMCVKEVIEGEKGKEIKENAKIWEGLAREAVGEGGSSDKAIDEFVNNVLLR from the exons ATGGAGGAGAGAACTCACAAACCTCATGTTCTAATCGTTCCTTATCCAGCTCAAGGCCACATAAACCCTATGCTTCAATTCGCCAAACGCTTACTTCCCAAGGGAATAAAAGCCACTCTAGCCACCACAGTCTCCACCTTCAAGTCCATGCATATAAACCCAACTACCTCAGTCGCCATCGAAACAATCTCCGATGGTTTCGATGAAGGCGGCTACAGCGAATCCAAGAGTGCCGAAGTTTATGTAGAATCTCTCAAGCGAGTCGGCTCAGAAACTTTGTCAAAGTTGATTAAAAGGCTTGGTGAAAATGGTCAGCCTGTTACTGCTGTTGTTTACGATGGGTTCATGCCTTGGGCACTCGATATTGCTAAGGAGTTTGGGCTCCTTGGCATGGTGTTTTTTACTCAAAGTTGTGCTGTGaacaatatttattatcatgtttataAAGGGCTCCTTTCTTTGCCACTCTCAGAGACCTCTGTTTCCATTCCTGGATTGCCTGTGCTTCAAGCTTCGGAGACGCCGTCGTTCATACATGATTTTGGATCCTACCCAGGTTTCTATCATATGGTTGTGAATCAATTCTCGAATATTGACCAAGCAGATTGGGTGCTTTTTAACACTTTCTATAAATTAGAGGAAACG GTGGTGGACTGGCTAGTAAATCAGTGGAAGCTGGGGACGATAGGGCCAACTCTTCCATCATTTTACTTAGACAAAGGTCTTGAAGATGATAAAGACTACGAAATCACTCTATTCAAGCCAAAAACCGAAGCCTGCATGAGCTGGCTAAACGATAAACCTAAAAATTCAGTCGTCTATGTTTCATTCGGAAGCATGGCTGAAGCACAAGAAGAACAAGTCGAAGAACTGGCGTGGGGATTAAAATCAAGCAACTGCTTCTTCCTGTGGGTGGTTAGAGAGACAGAAGAAACCAAACTACCGAAAGATTTCAAAGAGGAAGCATCAGAAAATGGTTTAGTGGTGAGCTGGTGCCCACAATTGGAGGTTTTAACGCATGAATCGATCGGTTGTTTCGTTACGCATTGTGGGTTGAATTCGGTTCTTGAAGCTTTGAGCCTTGGGATTCCGATGGTGGCGATGCCACAATGGTCTGACCAAACGACGAATGCGAAGTTTGTGACAGATGTTTGGAAGACGGGGATCAGAGCTTGGAGTGATGAGAAAGGGATTGTGAGAAGAGAGGTGGTGGAGATGTGTGTTAAAGAAGTGATTGAGGGAGAGAAGGGGAAAGAGATAAAGGAGAATGCAAAAATTTGGGAGGGTTTAGCCAGAGAGGCTGTTGGTGAAGGTGGGAGTTCTGATAAAGCCATTgatgaatttgtaaataatgtCTTGTTACGTTGA